A region of Panicum virgatum strain AP13 chromosome 8N, P.virgatum_v5, whole genome shotgun sequence DNA encodes the following proteins:
- the LOC120686349 gene encoding regulatory-associated protein of TOR 1-like isoform X1, which yields MALGDLMASRLVHSSSSPSPSPSTAAPPAPLPNHHHNHVTDDLPVANGPEPRNGLEPAEVEKPASVAYPPQVVVLCEQRHEGIDEAAAAAAGPSTSGLVSKWRPKDRMKTGCVALVLCLNISVDPPDVIKISPCARMECWIDPFSMAPPKALENIGKTLHSQYERWQPKARYKLQLDPTVEEVKKLCNTCRKYARSERVLFHYNGHGVPKPTTNGEIWVFNKSYTQYIPLPITDLDSWLKTPSIYVFDCSAAGIIVKAFLERLDWSSSSSSSSQKDCILLAACEAHQTLPQSAEFPADVFTACLTTPIKMALHWFCKRSLLRGSMDRSLIDQIPGRQNDRKTLLGELNWIFTAITDTIAWNVLPHGLFQKLFRQDLLVASLFRNFLLAERIMRSANCSPISYPLLPPTHQHHMWDAWDMAAEICLSKLPQLIADPNAEFQPSPFFTEQLTAFEVWLDHGSQDKKPPEQLPIVLQVLLSQSHRFRALVLLGRFLDMGPWAVDLALSVGIFPYVLKLLQTSAMELRQILVFIWTKILSLDKSCQVDLVKDGGHTYFIRFLDSLDAYPEQRAMAAFVLAVIVDGHRTGQEACIHAGLIDVCLRHLQPENPHDAQTEPLLLQWLCLCLGKLWEDFAEAQSLGLQSNAPEILIYLLSEPQPEVQCLHISSVLSFASFTIYLLNIWYCQVRASAVFALGNLLDMGSTSSNGVDDDSDDDEKVKAEINVVRSLLQVSSDGSPLVRCEVAIALTRFALGHNKHLKSVAAEYWKPQTNSLLKSPPSLANISSPSNVYSPNNIRQGSSGLASHIGPVLRVGIDSSATGRDGRVSTSSPIATSSIMHGSPQSDDSSQHSDSGILLRENASNGGLSYTRSRPADSVIYSQYISTMCSVAKDPYPRIATIGRRALSLIGVEQVVMKNSRFNSGGAHQGETSAPPSNFGMARSSSWFDMNSGNFSIAFRTPPVSPPQHDYLTGLRRVCSMEFKPHPMNSPEGLADRLISAAAPSNAELSILPQSTIYNWSCGHFSRPLLSGSDDNEEAHARREEREQIALDCIAKCQRSSACKMTSQIASWDTRFDSGTKAALLLPFSPIVIAADENEQIRVWNYDDALPVNSFQNHKLSDRGLSKLLLINELDESLLLAASSDGNVRIWKNFTQKGGQKLVTAFSSVQGHRAAGRSIVIDWQQQSGCLYASGDMSSILVWDLDKEQLLSTIQSSGDSAISALSASQVRSGHLAAGFVDGSVRIFDVRSPDRLIYMARPHAPRTEKVVGIGFQPGFDPYKIVSASQAGDIQFLDVRRAAEPYLTIEAHRGSLTALAVHRHAPVVASGSAKQMIKVFSLEGEQLTIIRYQPSFMGQRIGSVNCLSFHPYKSLLAAGAGDNALVSIYAEENYK from the exons ATGAAGACAGGATGTGTTGCACTTGTATTATGTTTAAACATTAGTGTTGATCCACCAGATGTAATTAAAATCTCCCCTTGCGCAAGAATGGAGTGCTGGATAG ATCCATTTTCTATGGCACCTCCTAAGGCccttgaaaatattggaaaaacaTTGCACTCACAGTATGAGCGCTGGCAACCTAAG GCTCGTTACAAGCTTCAGCTAGATCCAACTGTGGAGGAAGTTAAAAAGCTTTGTAATACTTGTCGCAAATATGCCAGATCAGAGAGAGTCCTTTTCCATTACAATGGCCATGGTGTACCAAAGCCTACAACTAATGGTGAGATTTGGGTGTTTAACAAG AGTTACACACAGTATATTCCACTTCCAATTACTGATCTTGATTCTTGGCTAAAAACACCTTCCATTTATGTTTTTGACTGCTCAGCAGCTGGAATTATTGTGAAAGCTTTTCTAGAG CGCCTAGACTGGAGTTCTAGCTCCTCTTCATCTTCGCAGAAGGATTGCATTCTTCTTGCTGCCTGCGAAGCACATCAAACTCTTCCCCAGAGTGCAGAATTTCCTGCTGATGTGTTTACAGCTTGCCTCACAACACCCATCAAGATGGCATTGCACTG GTTTTGTAAGAGATCATTACTCCGTGGTTCTATGGATCGTTCTCTTATTGACCAAATTCCTGGAAGGCAAAATGACCGTAAAACTCTTCTTGGAGAACTGAATTGGATTTTTACTGCCATTACAGACACTATTGCATGGAATGTGCTTCCTCATG GTCTATTCCAAAAGCTATTCAGGCAAGATCTTCTGGTTGCTAGTCTCTTTCGTAACTTCTTGCTTGCTGAGAGAATCATGCGATCCGCAAATTGTTCTCCAATTTCTTATCCGTTGTTACCACCGACCCATCAACACCATATGTG GGACGCATGGGACATGGCTGCTGAGATTTGCCTTTCCAAGCTTCCTCAGTTAATTGCTGATCCAAATGCAGAGTTTCAG CCGAGCCCTTTTTTCACGGAACAACTGACGGCTTTTGAAGTGTGGCTTGATCATGGTTCTCAGGACAAGAAGCCCCCTGAACAGTTACCTATAGTTCTTCAG GTCCTGCTTAGTCAATCGCATAGATTTAGAGCGCTTGTTTTGCTTGGAAGATTTCTTGACATGGGACCATGGGCAGTTGATTTG GCCCTGTCTGTTGGAATATTTCCTTATGTGCTCAAACTGCTTCAAACAAGTGCAATGGAGTTGCGTCAAATTCTTGTTTTCATATGGACGAAAATTCTCTCTCTTGATAAG TCGTGCCAGGTTGACTTGGTTAAAGATGGAGGACATACATATTTTATCAGATTTCTTGACAGTTTGGATGCTTACCCAGAGCAGCGTGCAATGGCCGCTTTCGTTTTAGCAGTTATTGTGGATGGGCATAGGACAGGTCAAGAGGCCTGTATTCATGCAGGTCTTATAGATGTTTGTCTGAGACATCTGCAACCTGAAAATCCCCATGATGCACAGACAGAGCCTTTGCTTTTGCAGTGGCTTTGTTTATGCCTTGGCAAACTCTGGGAAGATTTTGCTGAGGCTCAGTCACTTGGTCTGCAATCAAATGCACCagaaattttaatttatttgttATCGGAGCCACAACCTGAGGTACAATGCCTTCATATTTCATCTGTTCTTTCATTTGCTTCCTTCACAATATATTTATTAAATATTTGGTATTGCCAGGTCAGAGCTTCTGCTGTTTTTGCACTTGGGAATCTCCTGGATATGGGATCAACATCATCAAATGGTGTTGATGATGATTCTGATGACGATGAAAAAGTAAAAGCTGAAATAAATGTCGTTCGAAGCCTTCTGCAGGTCTCTTCAGATGGTAGCCCCCTTGTTAGATGTGAGGTTGCTATAG CGCTTACTCGTTTTGCATTGGGTCACAATAAGCATCTCAAATCTGTTGCTGCTGAGTATTGGAAACCTCAAACCAATTCATTGCTGAAGTCACCACCATCACTGGCCAATATAAGTAGTCCAAGCAATGTCTACAGTCCCAACAACATTCGACAAGGCAGCAGtggccttgcttctcatattggTCCTGTGCTAAGGGTTGGCATTGATAGCAGTGCCACTGGTCGTGATGGAAGGGTTTCTACGAGCAGCCCGATTGCAACAAGTAGCATCATGCATGGCTCTCCCCAGTCAGATGATTCTTCCCAACACTCTGATTCAGGCATATTACTGAGAGAGAATGCAAGTAATGGTGGCCTCAGCTATACTAGATCGAGGCCTGCTGACAGTGTCATTTATTCTCAATATATATCAACTATGTGTTCTGTTGCTAAAGATCCTTACCCAAGAATTGCAACTATTGGCCGGAGAGCACTGTCCCTTATAGGTGTTGAGCAAGTGGTCATGAAAAACAGTAGATTTAACAGTGGAGGTGCACATCAAGGAGAGACATCTGCACCTCCATCAAACTTTGGAATGGCACGCTCTTCTTCCTGGTTTGATATGAATTCTG GAAACTTCTCAATTGCATTTAGGACGCCTCCTGTTAGCCCCCCTCAACATGATTATCTTACAGGATTACGCCGAGTATGTTCAATGGAGTTCAAACCACATCCTATGAATTCTCCTGAGGGCTTAGCTGATCGCCTTATCTCTGCTGCGGCTCCCAGTAATGCTGAACTAAGCATACTTCCCCAATCAACAATTTACAACTGGAGTTGTGGACACTTCTCTAGGCCACTTTTATCTGGTTCTGATGATAACGAAGAAGCCCATGCtagaagagaagagagagaacaaATTGCACTAGATTGCATTGCTAAGTGCCAGCGATCAT CAGCTTGCAAGATGACAAGCCAAATTGCTAGTTGGGATACGAGGTTTGATTCAGGTACAAAAGCAGCATTATTGTTGCCATTTTCTCCAATCGTCATCGCAGCTGATGAAAATGAACAAATAAG AGTGTGGAACTACGATGATGCACTACCAGTGAACTCTTTTCAAAACCATAAATTGTCCGACAGAGGGCTATCAAAACTCTTGCTTATCAATGAGCTTGATGAGAGCTTGCTTTTAGCTGCCTCAA GTGATGGAAATGTACGTATATGGAAAAATTTTACTCAAAAGGGAGGACAAAAACTTGTAACTGCTTTCTCATCGGTTCAGGGTCATCGAGCTGCTGGTCGCAGTATTGTGATCGATTGGCAGCAGCAATCTGGTTGCCTG TATGCATCTGGTGACATGTCTTCCATCTTGGTATGGGATCTTGACAAGGAACAACTTCTCAGCACCATTCAGTCATCTGGTGACAGTGCAATTTCTGCCCTG TCTGCATCTCAGGTCCGCTCTGGACACTTGGCTGCTGGTTTTGTTGATGGTTCTGTAAGGATATTTGATGTTCGCTCTCCTGATAG GCTGATCTATATGGCAAGGCCACATGCCCCAAGAACGGAAAAGGTTGTGGGCATAGGGTTTCAGCCTGGGTTTGATCCATACAAG ATTGTAAGTGCATCTCAAGCTGGAGACATTCAGTTTCTCGATGTTAGAAGGGCAGCAGAACCCTACCTGACTATTGAGGCACACAGGGGTTCACTTACTGCTTTAGCTGTTCATCGGCATGCCCCAGTTGTTGCTAGTGGCTCAGCCAAGCAGATGATTAAAGTGTTCAGTCTTGAAGGAGAGCAGTTGACGATAATTCGCTACCAGCCATCATTTATGGGCCAAAGAATAGGCAGTGTAAACTGCCTTTCTTTCCACCCGTACAAATCACTCTTGGCCGCTGGTGCTGGTGATAATGCTCTTGTCTCTATCTACGCCGAGGAAAATTACAAGTAA
- the LOC120686349 gene encoding regulatory-associated protein of TOR 1-like isoform X2 — protein MALGDLMASRLVHSSSSPSPSPSTAAPPAPLPNHHHNHVTDDLPVANGPEPRNGLEPAEVEKPASVAYPPQVVVLCEQRHEGIDEAAAAAAGPSTSGLVSKWRPKDRMKTGCVALVLCLNISVDPPDVIKISPCARMECWIDPFSMAPPKALENIGKTLHSQYERWQPKARYKLQLDPTVEEVKKLCNTCRKYARSERVLFHYNGHGVPKPTTNGEIWVFNKSYTQYIPLPITDLDSWLKTPSIYVFDCSAAGIIVKAFLERLDWSSSSSSSSQKDCILLAACEAHQTLPQSAEFPADVFTACLTTPIKMALHWFCKRSLLRGSMDRSLIDQIPGRQNDRKTLLGELNWIFTAITDTIAWNVLPHGLFQKLFRQDLLVASLFRNFLLAERIMRSANCSPISYPLLPPTHQHHMWDAWDMAAEICLSKLPQLIADPNAEFQPSPFFTEQLTAFEVWLDHGSQDKKPPEQLPIVLQVLLSQSHRFRALVLLGRFLDMGPWAVDLALSVGIFPYVLKLLQTSAMELRQILVFIWTKILSLDKSCQVDLVKDGGHTYFIRFLDSLDAYPEQRAMAAFVLAVIVDGHRTGQEACIHAGLIDVCLRHLQPENPHDAQTEPLLLQWLCLCLGKLWEDFAEAQSLGLQSNAPEILIYLLSEPQPEVQCLHISSVLSFASFTIYLLNIWYCQVRASAVFALGNLLDMGSTSSNGVDDDSDDDEKVKAEINVVRSLLQVSSDGSPLVRCEVAIALTRFALGHNKHLKSVAAEYWKPQTNSLLKSPPSLANISSPSNVYSPNNIRQGSSGLASHIGPVLRVGIDSSATGRDGRVSTSSPIATSSIMHGSPQSDDSSQHSDSGILLRENASNGGLSYTRSRPADSVIYSQYISTMCSVAKDPYPRIATIGRRALSLIGVEQVVMKNSRFNSGGAHQGETSAPPSNFGMARSSSWFDMNSGNFSIAFRTPPVSPPQHDYLTGLRRVCSMEFKPHPMNSPEGLADRLISAAAPSNAELSILPQSTIYNWSCGHFSRPLLSGSDDNEEAHARREEREQIALDCIAKCQRSSCKMTSQIASWDTRFDSGTKAALLLPFSPIVIAADENEQIRVWNYDDALPVNSFQNHKLSDRGLSKLLLINELDESLLLAASSDGNVRIWKNFTQKGGQKLVTAFSSVQGHRAAGRSIVIDWQQQSGCLYASGDMSSILVWDLDKEQLLSTIQSSGDSAISALSASQVRSGHLAAGFVDGSVRIFDVRSPDRLIYMARPHAPRTEKVVGIGFQPGFDPYKIVSASQAGDIQFLDVRRAAEPYLTIEAHRGSLTALAVHRHAPVVASGSAKQMIKVFSLEGEQLTIIRYQPSFMGQRIGSVNCLSFHPYKSLLAAGAGDNALVSIYAEENYK, from the exons ATGAAGACAGGATGTGTTGCACTTGTATTATGTTTAAACATTAGTGTTGATCCACCAGATGTAATTAAAATCTCCCCTTGCGCAAGAATGGAGTGCTGGATAG ATCCATTTTCTATGGCACCTCCTAAGGCccttgaaaatattggaaaaacaTTGCACTCACAGTATGAGCGCTGGCAACCTAAG GCTCGTTACAAGCTTCAGCTAGATCCAACTGTGGAGGAAGTTAAAAAGCTTTGTAATACTTGTCGCAAATATGCCAGATCAGAGAGAGTCCTTTTCCATTACAATGGCCATGGTGTACCAAAGCCTACAACTAATGGTGAGATTTGGGTGTTTAACAAG AGTTACACACAGTATATTCCACTTCCAATTACTGATCTTGATTCTTGGCTAAAAACACCTTCCATTTATGTTTTTGACTGCTCAGCAGCTGGAATTATTGTGAAAGCTTTTCTAGAG CGCCTAGACTGGAGTTCTAGCTCCTCTTCATCTTCGCAGAAGGATTGCATTCTTCTTGCTGCCTGCGAAGCACATCAAACTCTTCCCCAGAGTGCAGAATTTCCTGCTGATGTGTTTACAGCTTGCCTCACAACACCCATCAAGATGGCATTGCACTG GTTTTGTAAGAGATCATTACTCCGTGGTTCTATGGATCGTTCTCTTATTGACCAAATTCCTGGAAGGCAAAATGACCGTAAAACTCTTCTTGGAGAACTGAATTGGATTTTTACTGCCATTACAGACACTATTGCATGGAATGTGCTTCCTCATG GTCTATTCCAAAAGCTATTCAGGCAAGATCTTCTGGTTGCTAGTCTCTTTCGTAACTTCTTGCTTGCTGAGAGAATCATGCGATCCGCAAATTGTTCTCCAATTTCTTATCCGTTGTTACCACCGACCCATCAACACCATATGTG GGACGCATGGGACATGGCTGCTGAGATTTGCCTTTCCAAGCTTCCTCAGTTAATTGCTGATCCAAATGCAGAGTTTCAG CCGAGCCCTTTTTTCACGGAACAACTGACGGCTTTTGAAGTGTGGCTTGATCATGGTTCTCAGGACAAGAAGCCCCCTGAACAGTTACCTATAGTTCTTCAG GTCCTGCTTAGTCAATCGCATAGATTTAGAGCGCTTGTTTTGCTTGGAAGATTTCTTGACATGGGACCATGGGCAGTTGATTTG GCCCTGTCTGTTGGAATATTTCCTTATGTGCTCAAACTGCTTCAAACAAGTGCAATGGAGTTGCGTCAAATTCTTGTTTTCATATGGACGAAAATTCTCTCTCTTGATAAG TCGTGCCAGGTTGACTTGGTTAAAGATGGAGGACATACATATTTTATCAGATTTCTTGACAGTTTGGATGCTTACCCAGAGCAGCGTGCAATGGCCGCTTTCGTTTTAGCAGTTATTGTGGATGGGCATAGGACAGGTCAAGAGGCCTGTATTCATGCAGGTCTTATAGATGTTTGTCTGAGACATCTGCAACCTGAAAATCCCCATGATGCACAGACAGAGCCTTTGCTTTTGCAGTGGCTTTGTTTATGCCTTGGCAAACTCTGGGAAGATTTTGCTGAGGCTCAGTCACTTGGTCTGCAATCAAATGCACCagaaattttaatttatttgttATCGGAGCCACAACCTGAGGTACAATGCCTTCATATTTCATCTGTTCTTTCATTTGCTTCCTTCACAATATATTTATTAAATATTTGGTATTGCCAGGTCAGAGCTTCTGCTGTTTTTGCACTTGGGAATCTCCTGGATATGGGATCAACATCATCAAATGGTGTTGATGATGATTCTGATGACGATGAAAAAGTAAAAGCTGAAATAAATGTCGTTCGAAGCCTTCTGCAGGTCTCTTCAGATGGTAGCCCCCTTGTTAGATGTGAGGTTGCTATAG CGCTTACTCGTTTTGCATTGGGTCACAATAAGCATCTCAAATCTGTTGCTGCTGAGTATTGGAAACCTCAAACCAATTCATTGCTGAAGTCACCACCATCACTGGCCAATATAAGTAGTCCAAGCAATGTCTACAGTCCCAACAACATTCGACAAGGCAGCAGtggccttgcttctcatattggTCCTGTGCTAAGGGTTGGCATTGATAGCAGTGCCACTGGTCGTGATGGAAGGGTTTCTACGAGCAGCCCGATTGCAACAAGTAGCATCATGCATGGCTCTCCCCAGTCAGATGATTCTTCCCAACACTCTGATTCAGGCATATTACTGAGAGAGAATGCAAGTAATGGTGGCCTCAGCTATACTAGATCGAGGCCTGCTGACAGTGTCATTTATTCTCAATATATATCAACTATGTGTTCTGTTGCTAAAGATCCTTACCCAAGAATTGCAACTATTGGCCGGAGAGCACTGTCCCTTATAGGTGTTGAGCAAGTGGTCATGAAAAACAGTAGATTTAACAGTGGAGGTGCACATCAAGGAGAGACATCTGCACCTCCATCAAACTTTGGAATGGCACGCTCTTCTTCCTGGTTTGATATGAATTCTG GAAACTTCTCAATTGCATTTAGGACGCCTCCTGTTAGCCCCCCTCAACATGATTATCTTACAGGATTACGCCGAGTATGTTCAATGGAGTTCAAACCACATCCTATGAATTCTCCTGAGGGCTTAGCTGATCGCCTTATCTCTGCTGCGGCTCCCAGTAATGCTGAACTAAGCATACTTCCCCAATCAACAATTTACAACTGGAGTTGTGGACACTTCTCTAGGCCACTTTTATCTGGTTCTGATGATAACGAAGAAGCCCATGCtagaagagaagagagagaacaaATTGCACTAGATTGCATTGCTAAGTGCCAGCGATCAT CTTGCAAGATGACAAGCCAAATTGCTAGTTGGGATACGAGGTTTGATTCAGGTACAAAAGCAGCATTATTGTTGCCATTTTCTCCAATCGTCATCGCAGCTGATGAAAATGAACAAATAAG AGTGTGGAACTACGATGATGCACTACCAGTGAACTCTTTTCAAAACCATAAATTGTCCGACAGAGGGCTATCAAAACTCTTGCTTATCAATGAGCTTGATGAGAGCTTGCTTTTAGCTGCCTCAA GTGATGGAAATGTACGTATATGGAAAAATTTTACTCAAAAGGGAGGACAAAAACTTGTAACTGCTTTCTCATCGGTTCAGGGTCATCGAGCTGCTGGTCGCAGTATTGTGATCGATTGGCAGCAGCAATCTGGTTGCCTG TATGCATCTGGTGACATGTCTTCCATCTTGGTATGGGATCTTGACAAGGAACAACTTCTCAGCACCATTCAGTCATCTGGTGACAGTGCAATTTCTGCCCTG TCTGCATCTCAGGTCCGCTCTGGACACTTGGCTGCTGGTTTTGTTGATGGTTCTGTAAGGATATTTGATGTTCGCTCTCCTGATAG GCTGATCTATATGGCAAGGCCACATGCCCCAAGAACGGAAAAGGTTGTGGGCATAGGGTTTCAGCCTGGGTTTGATCCATACAAG ATTGTAAGTGCATCTCAAGCTGGAGACATTCAGTTTCTCGATGTTAGAAGGGCAGCAGAACCCTACCTGACTATTGAGGCACACAGGGGTTCACTTACTGCTTTAGCTGTTCATCGGCATGCCCCAGTTGTTGCTAGTGGCTCAGCCAAGCAGATGATTAAAGTGTTCAGTCTTGAAGGAGAGCAGTTGACGATAATTCGCTACCAGCCATCATTTATGGGCCAAAGAATAGGCAGTGTAAACTGCCTTTCTTTCCACCCGTACAAATCACTCTTGGCCGCTGGTGCTGGTGATAATGCTCTTGTCTCTATCTACGCCGAGGAAAATTACAAGTAA